The Calorimonas adulescens genomic interval AGTCTTGACGACGATGAGATCAAGATGGTTGATGAAAACGGCAAGAATGAGGATACCTATACAGTAGCTGCAGGTATCAATCCTGATGACCTCCTTGGCCTTAAGGTTACAGCCTGGGAGAAAGATGACAAGATAGTTTATGTAAAGTATGATACAGCCCAGGTTAAGACCGATGTAGTAGGTGAGGATGCGACAGAGGATTCAGTATATCTCTATGTTGCTGACGATACCTATGACTTTGCTAAGGACGCAGTAGTGTATATCAACAACGATAGTGCAGATCCTGAAGACCTGAAAACTGGCATGTATGGCAGGTTCATATTTGAAGACGGCGATGTAAGGTTTGCCGACGTATATGAACTGACGCAGACCAATATGGTAGTAACTGCTGTCAATAAAGACGATAAGACAATTGACTATATCGATTCTGATGGTTCAAAGTCGACATTAGACCTTACAAATGCTGATGAAGGCTACAAGATATTCCTTGACGGCAAGACAATAGACCTCTCAGATGTAAAGGCCGACGATGTAATAAGCTATGCTGACATTAACGGTGACTGGTACTATCTCTTTGTGACCAGGAATGCCGTAGAGGGCAAGCTCACGAAGGTAAAGGACACCACCTTCTATGTTGACGGAACAGGCTACAGTACAAGTGCTGGTGATGGCCTGAATGGTGTAACTGTCTATACTCTGAACAATGGTGATGACTATTATGACTATGATGGCACAGATGCTACAATATTTGACGACGCCGTGGGTGAAGATGTAAAAATACTCCTCGACAATGTGGGAGAGGTTGCTTTCCTGACGACAGATGTAAAGGTTACATCTGATGAGATTTATGGTGTCCTGGAAGCAGTCAATACCTTCGCTGATGAAGTAAAGATCTATGCCAACGGCGAGAAGAAGACATATGATTTTGACGGCGATGTATATTATGTAGATGGAGATACAACAGGAGATCTTGATAATATACCATCAATAAGTGGTGCTGATGATTACATTCCAGTGATGTTCAAGACAGATAAGGATGGCGTAATCACAGAGCTTTACCTGTTAGACGTTCCTGAAGTGGCAGATGCAGTTGGAGTGAAGCTTACTCCTAACGACGGCTTGAACTCTTTTGACGATGATGAAGATACAATAATGACAGATGATAAGAAGGTATACTACGTAGAGAGTGATACAGTAATACTCGACAGCCTGGATGATCCTGATACAGTAGTTTGGGATGACATCAAGTCTCAAAACCCAGGCGATGCAGAGGCTATGATATACGTTGACAGCAGGAACAGGGTTAAGTTCATGATATTCACCGATGGTTACGATACAATAGCTTCAGACACCTACTATGGTGTAGTCCTTGACTACTACTATGATGGTGACTGGAAGATAGACGTCGATGAATATGATACCGGCAAGGTAACATATGAAGTTGACAAGAATACAAACCTCAAGAAAGGTGTAATGATTAAATACACTGTTGACAGTGATAAGAAGGCTCATCCAACAATAGTTGCCAGCAGAAATGTTGCAAAGGCAGGACTTGATATTAACGGGACAGTTGCTTCAAGGGACGGTGCATACCTGACTGTTGGAGATACCACATACAAGTTTAACAGTTCCTCAGTGGTATATGAAGTCAAGCTGAATGATGACGGTTCATATGACTCTTTGGTAGCATCCAGCTACACCAAGATACTGAAGGGATATACAGTATATGGAGTACTTGATGAGAATAATGTCATTGCTGCATTGCTGTATATGAAGCCAGTTACTACAAAGGACACTGAGAAGCCTGTAATATCAGATATTTCAGTAGATGGTAAGGATGTTGCTTCTGATAATACAGTTACGATAGTAAAAGGCAGCGCAGGTGACACAATGCCAGTAAAAGTAAAGATTACAGATAACGTTGGAGTAACATCTGTAACAATTGGTAGTGGCACTGTTAGTGGACCTGATAGTGATGGTTTCTACACAGCAACTTTAAGCAAGCCATCTACAGAAGGCACATATTATATAACAATTACGGCAAAAGATGCTGCTGGCAATACTCAGACAGTTAAAGTAACAGTGACAGTAGTTGCAACAAATCCTGAGTTATAAATGAGCCGTAATAAAAGAAAGGGTTGGAGATTATTCCAGCCCTTCTTTTTTGCATTATCATGATTTTGCCAGTGAGTATACAGAATATCATGCCAGTGGGGACGGTTCTTATGGTTTTATACAGAATAGAGGCAGCCCTATTTCAGGACTGCCTCTATTTCTTCCAGTGTCTTACCATCCATTATGCCGTCTATAACCCTATCAAGGGTATCCATATCAGCAGACTTTATCTTGTCATCTAAGCCCTTTGGTACTTTTCCGAACCTCTTTTTTATCATCTTGAACACTGCATCTACTTTACTCCTGAAGATACTCTCTTTAATGCCCTCTTCTTTGCCTTTTTCAATAAGCACA includes:
- a CDS encoding DUF4351 domain-containing protein, with the translated sequence VLIEKGKEEGIKESIFRSKVDAVFKMIKKRFGKVPKGLDDKIKSADMDTLDRVIDGIMDGKTLEEIEAVLK
- a CDS encoding S-layer homology domain-containing protein, with the translated sequence MHNLKKVVAVIAVLAMVLGTMVTGFAATVTPAKVGSDVAGTDYETAATELAALGIMTGYPDGTFKPGNQITRAEFATLVVRALGLESAAKLTTAKPAFSDVNADYQWAWGYITVATENGIIKGYPDGTFGPAKPVTYAEAVAMLVRALGYEPAVTGTWPVGYLSKGSELGITDDVKVSADGYANRGDVAVMLDNALDIDMMEQTGYGTDISYEVKEGKTLLSDKLKVDEYEDYVVTATPKVDSSLDDDEIKMVDENGKNEDTYTVAAGINPDDLLGLKVTAWEKDDKIVYVKYDTAQVKTDVVGEDATEDSVYLYVADDTYDFAKDAVVYINNDSADPEDLKTGMYGRFIFEDGDVRFADVYELTQTNMVVTAVNKDDKTIDYIDSDGSKSTLDLTNADEGYKIFLDGKTIDLSDVKADDVISYADINGDWYYLFVTRNAVEGKLTKVKDTTFYVDGTGYSTSAGDGLNGVTVYTLNNGDDYYDYDGTDATIFDDAVGEDVKILLDNVGEVAFLTTDVKVTSDEIYGVLEAVNTFADEVKIYANGEKKTYDFDGDVYYVDGDTTGDLDNIPSISGADDYIPVMFKTDKDGVITELYLLDVPEVADAVGVKLTPNDGLNSFDDDEDTIMTDDKKVYYVESDTVILDSLDDPDTVVWDDIKSQNPGDAEAMIYVDSRNRVKFMIFTDGYDTIASDTYYGVVLDYYYDGDWKIDVDEYDTGKVTYEVDKNTNLKKGVMIKYTVDSDKKAHPTIVASRNVAKAGLDINGTVASRDGAYLTVGDTTYKFNSSSVVYEVKLNDDGSYDSLVASSYTKILKGYTVYGVLDENNVIAALLYMKPVTTKDTEKPVISDISVDGKDVASDNTVTIVKGSAGDTMPVKVKITDNVGVTSVTIGSGTVSGPDSDGFYTATLSKPSTEGTYYITITAKDAAGNTQTVKVTVTVVATNPEL